A region from the Ptychodera flava strain L36383 chromosome 12, AS_Pfla_20210202, whole genome shotgun sequence genome encodes:
- the LOC139145097 gene encoding probable DNA double-strand break repair Rad50 ATPase, whose protein sequence is MEYLLYFMLTAIAAVVFGILWQILVLNTELQNKENNRLKARIQSLETERDHEKQENATAKRELQILQEQLRIECRERRDVNHQFERAKSNYRELCEIKEIADAKCKINKTRDMEEKIRSLESELTHRIWDLERAQDETKDAEIEKQTLEMKLRRVTEKLKRLELENVQITSDRGFYTELFCLASKENAQLKRGGRHQRQMAAEAERGRHKAEKKLRRLRLIWTREKRKLEKRLAAVRRRLDVSYKQIKKLKRQIISLTTDFTHLAQHLRDMQLDKKNLQQEVVRLTKGCREAEERSENLEKMLENGLNHQEVLKEKISKLQLQKRAAENRVKELSTCVMKAERVEHHDCYEYLRKREMALRGEKSSLEKKVKQLEERMRRKEKETCTRCPLRNYQYRQCRQRFVKLRRKYAMQECNLSFLTLLLFAALSPLFAMEVIWAVSTEFYFYLLTRVENLYRKGFEGISRK, encoded by the exons ATGGAATATTTACTCTATTTTATGTTGACAGCGATCGCCGCAGTTGTATTTggcatactatggcaaattctGGTGCTGAATACAG AACTCCAAAATAAGGAAAATAACCGACTTAAGGCTCGTATTCAAagcctcgaaactgaaagagaCCACGAGAAACAGGAAAACGCCACTGCGAAACGCGAACTTCAAATCCTACAGGAACAACTGCGTATTGAGTGCCGCGAGAGACGCGACGTGAACCATCAATTTGAACGTGCGAAATCAAATTATCGAGAACTGTGCGAGATTAAAGAGATCGCCGATGCCAAATGCAAAATCAACAAGACACGCGACATGGAGGAAAAAATCCGATCTTTAGAGAGCGAGCTCACGCATCGGATTTGGGATCTTGAAAGAGCCCAGGACGAAACCAAAGACGCAGAAATCGAGAAACAGACCCTGGAAATGAAGTTAAGACGAGTCACAGAGAAACTGAAACGCCTCGAATTGGAAAACGTTCAGATCACATCTGACCGCGGATTTTATACAGAACTGTTCTGCCTCGCCTCTAAAGAGAACGCGCAGCTGAAGAGAGGAGGGAGACACCAGAGGCAGATGGCAGCCGAAGCTGAGAGGGGCAGGCACAAAGCAGAGAAGAAGTTGAGACGTCTTCGGTTGATATGGACCAGGGAAAAACGAAAGTTAGAAAAACGACTGGCCGCTGTAAGGAGAAGGCTTGATGTCTCGTATAAGCAGATCAAGAAGCTTAAGCGACAG ATTATAAGTTTGACGACAGACTTCACACATCTCGCTCAACATCTCCGCGACATGCAACTTGACAAGAAGAATCTGCAGCAAGAAGTTGTCAGACTTACTAAAGGTTGCAGAGAAGCTGAAGAAAGAAGCGAGAATTTGGAGAAGATGTTGGAGAATGGACTGAACCACCAAGAAGTTCTAAAAGAGAAgatttctaaactacagcttcAGAAAAGGGCGGCAGAAAACAGAGTCAAAGAACTGTCGACCTGCGTAATGAAGGCCGAACGAGTGGAACACCACGACTGTTACGAGTATCTGCGAAAGCGCGAAATGGCTTTGCGGGGAGAGAAAAGTAGTCTTGAAAAGAAAGTGAAGCAACTCGAGGAACGCATGCGCAGAAAAGAGAAGGAAACGTGTACGAGATGTCCACTACGGAATTATCAGTACCGTCAGTGTCGTCAGCGATTTGTCAAATTACGGCGCAAGTATGCAATGCAAGAATGTAACCTTAGTTTCCTTACACTACTTTTATTCGCCGCTCTCTCTCCTCTATTTGCAATGGAGGTAATCTGGGCAGTTAGCACCGAATTCTACTTTTATCTTCTCACTCGCGTAGAAAACTTGTACAGAAAGGGTTTCGAGGGTATAAGCCGAAAATAA